The following nucleotide sequence is from Drosophila kikkawai strain 14028-0561.14 chromosome 2L, DkikHiC1v2, whole genome shotgun sequence.
TTGAGCCTATGCAGGATAAGCCGCGCCACTGGCTTTTGGCCAAGTGGGATGCTTACATCACGTTCCTCGAGGAGAACCGCCAGAACATCTTCTACCTTTTCCTCTTCTACGTTGTGACCATTGTGCTCTTCGTGGAACGCTTCATCCACTACTCGTTCATGGCGGAGCACACGGATCTGCGTCACATCATGGGCGTGGGCATTGCCATTACCAGGGGCTCCGCTGCCTCGCTCTCCTTCTGTTACTCGCTCCTGCTGCTGACCATGTCAAGGAACCTGATCACCAAGCTAAAGGAGTTTCCCATCCAGCAGTACATACCCCTGGACTCCCATATCCAGTTCCACAAGATCGCCGCCTGTACGGCCCTCTTCTTCTCGGTGCTGCATACGGTGGGCCACATTGTAAACTTCTATCACGTGTCCACGCAGTCCCATGAGAACCTGCGCTGCCTTACCCGCGAGGTGCACTTCGCCTCGGATTACAAGCCGGACATCACTTTCTGGCTCTTCCAGACTGTAACCGGCACCACAGGAGTCCTGTTGTTCATCATCATGTGCATAATCTTCGTGTTCGCGCATCCCACGATCCGGAAGAAGGCCTACAACTTCTTCTGGAACATGCACACTCTGTATATCGGCCTGTACCTGCTCAGTCTGATCCACGGACTGGCCAGACTCACAGGTCCGCCCCGTTTCTGGATGTTCTTCCTGGGTCCGGGCATCGTGTACACCCTGGACAAGATTGTCTCGTTGCGCACCAAATATATGGCATTGGACGTGATTGAAACGGATTTGTTGCCCTCCGACGTGATCAAGATCAAGTTCTACCGGCCGCCCAACTTAAAGTACCTTTCCGGCCAATGGGTGCGGTTGTCGTGCACTGCCTTCCGGCCGCAGGAGATGCACAGCTTCACGCTGACCTCGGCGCCGCACGAGAACTACCTCAGCTGCCACATCAAGGCCCAGGGTCCATGGACGTGGAAGCTGCGCAACTACTTTGATCCGTGCAACTACAATCCGGAGGATCAGCCCAAAATCCGAATAGAGGGGCCGTTTGGGGGAGGCAATCAGGACTGGTACAAGTTCGAGGTGGCCGTGATGGTGGGTGGTGGCATCGGTGTGACCCCCTACGCCTCCATCCTCAACGACCTGGTCTTTGGTACGAGCACAAATCGCTACTCGGGCGTGGCCTGCAAGAAGGTCTACTTCCTGTGGATATGTCCTTCGCACAAGCACTTTGAGTGGTTCATCGATGTGCTGCGAGACGTGGAGAAGAAGGACGTGACCAATGTGCTAGAGATACACATATTTATCACGCAGTTTTTCCACAAGTTTGATTTGCGAACGACCATGCTGGTGAGTAGAGTTTGAGCAAGGAGAGAATCCGTTTAAGtagttaaatataataatatttataaatttaatttttttattattatcaatttCAGTACATCTGTGAAAACCACTTCCAGCGGCTGTCGAAGACCTCAATATTCACTGGCCTCAAGGCAGTGAATCATTTTGGTCGCCCGGACATGTCCAGCTTCCTGAAGTTCGTCCAAAAGAAGCActcttatgtatatattaatttattttctctttaacgaaaatatatttaattcctggtatatttttttaggtcTCTAAAATAGGCGTCTTTTCGTGCGGCCCACGGCCGCTGACCAAGAGCGTGATGTCTGCCTGTGATGAAGTTAACAAAACACGAAAGTTGCCTTATTTCATACACCATTTCGAGAACTTTGGATAGATCTGCCAGCGCCAGCGATAAAACCCATTCACACCTGCCAGCTGCCCCGTCACCCTCTGTTCCACCTGCTGCCCGCTTCTCTCTCAAACGAAAGCTAATTAATTGTACTCCTAAGGTTCATTCACTAGGCTAAGCGAACTCGAATCCGGCAGAATCCCCTGTACTTAACTCTCGCCCTCTCTCTTAATCGTAGGCTACGCGTACAATCATAGTTTAGAAATGTTTTGTTTAGTGTATTATATGAAAAATGTATCACCTGTCTCCAATTGTAACGAAAAAACAGAAAGATCAACAAAAGCAAGATCAACAACAAAGCGGCCTCTacttatatgtatgtatgtatgtatatgtgtatttattgaaaatatgaTTTGTTATCAGTTTTTGTAAACCGTTCgcattatttattgaaaatttacGATTATATTGAATATCCGCAAACGAATCAAAACTTATGAAgtgatttttaaaatgattaaaatggCGCCGAACTGCTTGGTATACCAAGAAGGGGAAGTAAGCAGTGCAAAAGAGCTCTACTGCACAGTGATGTCTCACAAGGTAAGGCATGGTACACTCACTTTCGCTGGACAAGCACTttcatttcaaaaatattggtaaatatttccttattttttaagctGTAAATACTATTTATTGTCCAGTTGTGCTAGTATGTTTCTTGTTATCAAAAGAAAACTGGACTCAACATTCTAATACATGAATATTTTGCCTTAAAGGGATGCACTTTACCCTTAATGTGGTTCTTAAAAATGattagattaaaaaatattaataatattgcaaggttttgggttttttgaacttatatcttaaattattccgaatttattttaaagaatattatattaaaattaaagcaaacCGAGAAGCAGTGTTCAAGCAGTTCATTTTATGTACTATGGCCAAGCAGTATTGACATACAAGCAAGGGTCAATATTTGTGCCATCACTGTATAAAGGAAGTACGAAGTACGCAAGTGCGGAATTCAGCTGATTAAGGATGTTTTTATCAAAAACCaagcaaagaaaaataaatatttgtcacAATTGGcgactctataaataaatggacGTGTAAAATCTACAATTTAGCTCAAATAATCAGACGTAATGGAGGCTATCAAGCATTTTACAATGGAAACCTACACCAATATGCTCAATCGCGAGCTGTCCATCAATGAATGGGCTCAGGAGCGGTTAGTTCTGCCGAAATAATTCTGTTCGAATTAAACACCGAGTAAATTAACGTATAATCTTTATAGCTTGAGCTCTGGAGCCTCGCTGTGGGCCTTCATGAGCATATATCTGGACCCCAGCAGCCTCTTTAATCTGTTCATTCCGTTGTGCGGCATCTTCAGCCAGGAGCTGCTCACGCATCTCTTGACGGCAGTTAGTCTGGTCAGCACCCTGAACTCCTTCGAGAAATGGTATGCCATGGTTTTCTTGTATAAAACAGGTATAATCAATATTTGCTATTACAACAGGATTTATCCGGAGATGCGTCCTTTGTGGTGGCTGCGTGAGCGGTTTGCCGATAAGAAAGTGTCCTTTAAGCCACCAGTGGCCCTGGAGAGCCATAAGCTTAGCTGCGAGACAAGTGGCGGCCTGCCCTGCGCCCATTCCATGACCTTCACTGTTTTTGCTCTCATCCTGGGCTCATTCTGCTTTGTCCACTGCTGGAATCGGTTCAGGTCCTGGCGTTCGCCCATTTGGCGCTGTATGATGTACCCGCTAATCGTGGGCTCGGTGGTCTGCATGTGGCTAAGCCGCCTCTACCTGGCCACAGAGTTTTTGCACCAGTGCGTCATTGGCAGCT
It contains:
- the G6P gene encoding glucose-6-phosphatase catalytic subunit 1, which codes for MEAIKHFTMETYTNMLNRELSINEWAQERLSSGASLWAFMSIYLDPSSLFNLFIPLCGIFSQELLTHLLTAVSLVSTLNSFEKWIYPEMRPLWWLRERFADKKVSFKPPVALESHKLSCETSGGLPCAHSMTFTVFALILGSFCFVHCWNRFRSWRSPIWRCMMYPLIVGSVVCMWLSRLYLATEFLHQCVIGSYIGLRLLNTFEANANYLYSRPRLVMVSVVCVLGGLAVAVYFIKLDLDLDPHWSVRQAFKWCPEPTYMRHEASTIFLLARDLGNLMGLALASPLSNLPNKQSPFWRRCSVLGALEFLNYGLRLATPKQHGRFAFLAYEFSRNALHSLVLLKYSTQFY